One genomic region from Reichenbachiella ulvae encodes:
- a CDS encoding XRE family transcriptional regulator, with amino-acid sequence MPLEKQYIKLIFGIKLKQYRLRQNLSLQSLSDKCGISVSYLNEIEKGKKYPKTDKIIALADALKVHPVDLKSENLDKTLAPITQLIHSGILSELPLDLFGLEASRLLDLLSNAPSKLNAFIGTLLEVSRNYDVRVETFYFSVLRSYQEIHENYFESIETAAEEFSNKINAIRQKHLSAQQFEDYLTEEYNYNVESNDFSTHSALKDMRTLTVVKRKRKQLILNSRLSTRQRAFYLAKEVGYNYLGFKERNYTMPWVKIDSFDQVLNDFKASYFASAVLINRVDFIKDLKVFFNNETWNQNILIDTMREYNATPEMVLQRMTNLLPASFGLKELFFFKFNHKPGSDHYQLSKELHLSRQHQPRGTVLQEHFCRRWEFIRMLNDLAEIHEDKPDQIIGGAHVAQYLDTKDEFLLLSLAKPFSPTPGINNSLSLGIRVNEKARETIKFINDPRIKTKLVHDTCERCPASNCKQRVAPPTIFERSKKEHERVQLLKEYGLK; translated from the coding sequence ATGCCCTTAGAAAAGCAATACATTAAACTCATATTTGGGATTAAACTGAAGCAATATCGCCTGCGACAAAACCTCTCCCTCCAAAGTCTTTCGGATAAATGTGGCATCTCAGTATCTTATCTCAATGAGATAGAAAAAGGTAAAAAGTATCCCAAAACTGATAAAATCATAGCGCTTGCAGATGCACTTAAAGTGCATCCAGTAGATCTGAAGTCAGAAAACCTGGACAAAACATTAGCTCCTATCACTCAGCTAATCCATTCTGGGATATTATCGGAATTGCCTTTGGATCTTTTTGGATTGGAAGCATCGAGGCTACTAGATCTATTATCCAATGCACCTTCGAAACTCAATGCCTTTATAGGTACTTTGCTGGAAGTCAGCAGAAACTATGATGTAAGGGTTGAAACTTTCTACTTTTCAGTGCTGAGATCCTATCAGGAGATTCACGAAAACTATTTTGAAAGTATAGAAACCGCCGCAGAGGAATTCAGCAACAAAATAAACGCCATCCGCCAAAAACATCTATCAGCGCAACAGTTCGAAGATTACCTTACCGAAGAATACAACTACAATGTAGAATCGAACGATTTTTCTACGCACAGCGCCTTGAAGGACATGAGAACCCTTACGGTTGTCAAAAGAAAGCGTAAGCAACTGATTCTTAACAGCCGATTGAGTACGCGCCAGCGTGCCTTTTATCTGGCCAAAGAAGTAGGTTATAACTACCTGGGCTTCAAAGAACGGAACTACACTATGCCATGGGTAAAAATTGATAGTTTCGATCAGGTGCTTAATGATTTCAAAGCCTCCTATTTCGCTTCTGCAGTTCTAATCAACCGTGTTGACTTCATCAAAGACCTCAAGGTTTTTTTCAACAACGAAACCTGGAACCAAAACATCCTAATCGACACCATGCGCGAATACAATGCCACCCCTGAAATGGTGCTTCAGCGCATGACGAACCTCCTTCCTGCATCCTTCGGGCTAAAGGAATTGTTCTTTTTCAAGTTCAATCACAAACCCGGATCTGACCACTATCAATTGAGTAAAGAGCTACACCTGTCTCGCCAGCATCAGCCTAGGGGCACGGTGCTTCAGGAACACTTCTGTAGAAGATGGGAATTTATCCGTATGCTCAACGATCTGGCTGAAATTCATGAAGACAAACCAGATCAGATCATTGGAGGTGCCCATGTAGCTCAATATCTAGATACCAAAGATGAGTTTCTTCTATTGTCTTTAGCGAAACCCTTCAGCCCCACTCCAGGCATCAACAACAGTCTTTCTCTTGGAATCAGGGTCAATGAAAAAGCCCGAGAAACGATCAAATTCATCAATGATCCAAGAATCAAAACCAAATTAGTACATGACACCTGTGAACGCTGTCCTGCATCCAATTGCAAACAAAGAGTGGCTCCTCCTACAATTTTCGAACGAAGCAAGAAAGAACATGAGCGGGTACAATTGCTAAAGGAATACGGCTTAAAATGA